The Podarcis raffonei isolate rPodRaf1 chromosome 2, rPodRaf1.pri, whole genome shotgun sequence genome window below encodes:
- the LOC128406298 gene encoding NADH dehydrogenase [ubiquinone] 1 beta subcomplex subunit 2, mitochondrial-like: MAGSLWRMGGGLRLAARVLRAQSGSGATTGVRRASGEAHVFKYRHYVEPPPSHQIKGEVLSALMWFWILWNFWHDPDIVLGHFPYPDASQWTDEELGIPPDDEE; this comes from the coding sequence ATGGCGGGGTCTCTGTGGCGGATGGGCGGCGGGTTGCGCTTGGCCGCCCGGGTCCTACGTGCCCAAAGCGGTTCTGGCGCGACTACGGGAGTCCGGCGTGCAAGTGGAGAGGCGCATGTCTTCAAGTACCGCCACTATGTAGAGCCTCCGCCGTCCCATCAGATAAAGGGGGAAGTGCTCAGTGCGCTCATGTGGTTCTGGATCCTGTGGAACTTCTGGCATGATCCTGATATTGTGCTGGGTCACTTTCCTTATCCAGATGCTTCTCAGTGGACAGATGAAGAGCTGGGAATCCCTCCTGATGATGAAGAATAA